One Brassica napus cultivar Da-Ae chromosome C4, Da-Ae, whole genome shotgun sequence genomic region harbors:
- the LOC111213664 gene encoding solute carrier family 40 member 1 isoform X5 produces MENATEAVTVVQQDEERDVEGLGQPQNPPPPVRRRFVISLYVGYFLARWGARTWEFSVALYMIYLWPNSLLLAAIYGAIESGSSAIFGPIVGQWIEGLDYVKVLRLWLLCQNLSYIIAGGAVIKLLLDYGLKPRNIPVFATLVALTNVTGAIGVLSTLGGTILIERDWAVVMSEGHPPAVLTRMNSVIRGIDLSSKLLSPVTTGLIISFVSLKASAITFAFWATITAWVEYWLFISVYSGVPAIAQSNERRILRSMTNPVEETDAPVSVYIVPGTEEGNPPRRSAMLKVFDRVSKSSFVGAWRVYIKQEVVLPGVSLALLFFTVLSFGTLMTATLQWEGIPTYIIGIGRGISATVGLLATVVYPLMQSRISTLRTGLWSFWSQWSCLLVCVGSIWVKKGNIASYMLMGGVAASRLGLWMFDLAVIQQMIKFQNPTVVWLEESKTLCNRLLT; encoded by the exons ATGGAGAATGCGACAGAAGCGGTGACGGTTGTTCAACAGGATGAAGAACGTGACGTAGAGGGACTAGGGCAGCCACAAAACCCACCACCACCCGTACGACGTCGTTTCGTCATATCTCTTTACGTGGGATATTTTCTTGCAAGATGGGGTGCCag AACTTGGGAATTCTCAGTTGCTTTGTATATGATCTACTTGTGGCCAAACTCTCTGCTTCTTGCGGCCATATACGGTGCGATAGAGTCTGGTTCTTCTGCGATCTTTGGCCCCATTGTGGGACAATGGATCGAGGGACTGGACTACGTTAAAGTTCTTAGACTCTGGCTCTTATGTCAGAACCTCTCCTACATCATTGCTGGTGGTGCAGTCATCAAGTTGCTACTAGATTACGGTCTTAAACCCCGGAACATCCCGGTCTTTGCAACCTTGGTTGCGTTGACAAATGTTACTGGGGCCATTGGTGTGCTTTCCACACTTGGTGGCACCATTCTGATCGAACGAGACTG GGCTGTGGTTATGTCGGAAGGTCATCCACCAGCGGTATTGACAAGAATGAACTCTGTCATTAGAGGCATTGATTTGAGCTCAAAGCTATTGTCTCCAGTCACCACCGGTCTCATCATTAGCTTTGTCTCACTGAAGGCATCAGCCATCACTTTTGCATTTTGGGCTACTATAACCGCTTGGGTTGAGTATTGGCTCTTCATATCTGTGTATAGCGGTGTTCCTGCGATAGCTCAAAGCAATGAGAGACGGATCTTGCGTTCCATGACAAATCCAGTAGAAGAAACAGATGCACCTGTTTCTGTTTATATTGTCCCCGGGACCGAGGAGGGTAACCCACCACGTAGATCCGCAATGCTGAAGGTCTTTGATAGAGTATCCAAGTCCTCTTTTGTTGGCGCGTGGAGAGTTTATATCAAACAAGAAGTTGTACTCCCAGGGGTTTCACTAGCTCTCTTGTTCTTCACGGTCCTCAG CTTTGGAACATTGATGACGGCAACATTGCAGTGGGAAGGGATACCTACATATATCATCGGTATAGGCAGAGGAATAAGTGCCACGGTTGGACTGTTGGCTACAGTCGTCTATCCTCTAATGCAAAGCCGTATCTCAACGCTGAGAACTGGCCTCTGGTCCTTCTGGTCTCAG TGGAGCTGCCTTTTGGTATGCGTTGGGTCGATTTGGGTTAAAAAGGGCAACATAGCATCTTACATGCTAATGGGTGGAGTTGCTGCTTCAAGGCTTGGCTTGTGGATGTTTGATCTTGCCGTCATCCAGCAAAT GATCAAGTTTCAGAATCCGACCGTTGTGTGGTTGGAGGAGTCCAAAACTCTTTGCAATCGGCTCTTGACTTGA
- the LOC111213664 gene encoding solute carrier family 40 member 1 isoform X1, translated as MENATEAVTVVQQDEERDVEGLGQPQNPPPPVRRRFVISLYVGYFLARWGARTWEFSVALYMIYLWPNSLLLAAIYGAIESGSSAIFGPIVGQWIEGLDYVKVLRLWLLCQNLSYIIAGGAVIKLLLDYGLKPRNIPVFATLVALTNVTGAIGVLSTLGGTILIERDWAVVMSEGHPPAVLTRMNSVIRGIDLSSKLLSPVTTGLIISFVSLKASAITFAFWATITAWVEYWLFISVYSGVPAIAQSNERRILRSMTNPVEETDAPVSVYIVPGTEEGNPPRRSAMLKVFDRVSKSSFVGAWRVYIKQEVVLPGVSLALLFFTVLSFGTLMTATLQWEGIPTYIIGIGRGISATVGLLATVVYPLMQSRISTLRTGLWSFWSQWSCLLVCVGSIWVKKGNIASYMLMGGVAASRLGLWMFDLAVIQQMQDQVSESDRCVVGGVQNSLQSALDLMAYVLGIIVSNPKDFWILTIISFSTVTLSGLIYTVHLYRIRNHIFHFEKIPLLSKCLFKFILPSRGET; from the exons ATGGAGAATGCGACAGAAGCGGTGACGGTTGTTCAACAGGATGAAGAACGTGACGTAGAGGGACTAGGGCAGCCACAAAACCCACCACCACCCGTACGACGTCGTTTCGTCATATCTCTTTACGTGGGATATTTTCTTGCAAGATGGGGTGCCag AACTTGGGAATTCTCAGTTGCTTTGTATATGATCTACTTGTGGCCAAACTCTCTGCTTCTTGCGGCCATATACGGTGCGATAGAGTCTGGTTCTTCTGCGATCTTTGGCCCCATTGTGGGACAATGGATCGAGGGACTGGACTACGTTAAAGTTCTTAGACTCTGGCTCTTATGTCAGAACCTCTCCTACATCATTGCTGGTGGTGCAGTCATCAAGTTGCTACTAGATTACGGTCTTAAACCCCGGAACATCCCGGTCTTTGCAACCTTGGTTGCGTTGACAAATGTTACTGGGGCCATTGGTGTGCTTTCCACACTTGGTGGCACCATTCTGATCGAACGAGACTG GGCTGTGGTTATGTCGGAAGGTCATCCACCAGCGGTATTGACAAGAATGAACTCTGTCATTAGAGGCATTGATTTGAGCTCAAAGCTATTGTCTCCAGTCACCACCGGTCTCATCATTAGCTTTGTCTCACTGAAGGCATCAGCCATCACTTTTGCATTTTGGGCTACTATAACCGCTTGGGTTGAGTATTGGCTCTTCATATCTGTGTATAGCGGTGTTCCTGCGATAGCTCAAAGCAATGAGAGACGGATCTTGCGTTCCATGACAAATCCAGTAGAAGAAACAGATGCACCTGTTTCTGTTTATATTGTCCCCGGGACCGAGGAGGGTAACCCACCACGTAGATCCGCAATGCTGAAGGTCTTTGATAGAGTATCCAAGTCCTCTTTTGTTGGCGCGTGGAGAGTTTATATCAAACAAGAAGTTGTACTCCCAGGGGTTTCACTAGCTCTCTTGTTCTTCACGGTCCTCAG CTTTGGAACATTGATGACGGCAACATTGCAGTGGGAAGGGATACCTACATATATCATCGGTATAGGCAGAGGAATAAGTGCCACGGTTGGACTGTTGGCTACAGTCGTCTATCCTCTAATGCAAAGCCGTATCTCAACGCTGAGAACTGGCCTCTGGTCCTTCTGGTCTCAG TGGAGCTGCCTTTTGGTATGCGTTGGGTCGATTTGGGTTAAAAAGGGCAACATAGCATCTTACATGCTAATGGGTGGAGTTGCTGCTTCAAGGCTTGGCTTGTGGATGTTTGATCTTGCCGTCATCCAGCAAATGCAA GATCAAGTTTCAGAATCCGACCGTTGTGTGGTTGGAGGAGTCCAAAACTCTTTGCAATCGGCTCTTGACTTGATGGCATACGTACTAGGTATCATTGTATCCAATCCAAAG GATTTCTGGATATTGACGATCATCTCATTCTCCACGGTTACG
- the LOC111213664 gene encoding solute carrier family 40 member 1 isoform X3 yields MENATEAVTVVQQDEERDVEGLGQPQNPPPPVRRRFVISLYVGYFLARWGARTWEFSVALYMIYLWPNSLLLAAIYGAIESGSSAIFGPIVGQWIEGLDYVKVLRLWLLCQNLSYIIAGGAVIKLLLDYGLKPRNIPVFATLVALTNVTGAIGVLSTLGGTILIERDWAVVMSEGHPPAVLTRMNSVIRGIDLSSKLLSPVTTGLIISFVSLKASAITFAFWATITAWVEYWLFISVYSGVPAIAQSNERRILRSMTNPVEETDAPVSVYIVPGTEEGNPPRRSAMLKVFDRVSKSSFVGAWRVYIKQEVVLPGVSLALLFFTVLSFGTLMTATLQWEGIPTYIIGIGRGISATVGLLATVVYPLMQSRISTLRTGLWSFWSQWSCLLVCVGSIWVKKGNIASYMLMGGVAASRLGLWMFDLAVIQQMQDQVSESDRCVVGGVQNSLQSALDLMAYVLGIIVSNPKFSGFLDIDDHLILHGYVIRINLYSSSLPNS; encoded by the exons ATGGAGAATGCGACAGAAGCGGTGACGGTTGTTCAACAGGATGAAGAACGTGACGTAGAGGGACTAGGGCAGCCACAAAACCCACCACCACCCGTACGACGTCGTTTCGTCATATCTCTTTACGTGGGATATTTTCTTGCAAGATGGGGTGCCag AACTTGGGAATTCTCAGTTGCTTTGTATATGATCTACTTGTGGCCAAACTCTCTGCTTCTTGCGGCCATATACGGTGCGATAGAGTCTGGTTCTTCTGCGATCTTTGGCCCCATTGTGGGACAATGGATCGAGGGACTGGACTACGTTAAAGTTCTTAGACTCTGGCTCTTATGTCAGAACCTCTCCTACATCATTGCTGGTGGTGCAGTCATCAAGTTGCTACTAGATTACGGTCTTAAACCCCGGAACATCCCGGTCTTTGCAACCTTGGTTGCGTTGACAAATGTTACTGGGGCCATTGGTGTGCTTTCCACACTTGGTGGCACCATTCTGATCGAACGAGACTG GGCTGTGGTTATGTCGGAAGGTCATCCACCAGCGGTATTGACAAGAATGAACTCTGTCATTAGAGGCATTGATTTGAGCTCAAAGCTATTGTCTCCAGTCACCACCGGTCTCATCATTAGCTTTGTCTCACTGAAGGCATCAGCCATCACTTTTGCATTTTGGGCTACTATAACCGCTTGGGTTGAGTATTGGCTCTTCATATCTGTGTATAGCGGTGTTCCTGCGATAGCTCAAAGCAATGAGAGACGGATCTTGCGTTCCATGACAAATCCAGTAGAAGAAACAGATGCACCTGTTTCTGTTTATATTGTCCCCGGGACCGAGGAGGGTAACCCACCACGTAGATCCGCAATGCTGAAGGTCTTTGATAGAGTATCCAAGTCCTCTTTTGTTGGCGCGTGGAGAGTTTATATCAAACAAGAAGTTGTACTCCCAGGGGTTTCACTAGCTCTCTTGTTCTTCACGGTCCTCAG CTTTGGAACATTGATGACGGCAACATTGCAGTGGGAAGGGATACCTACATATATCATCGGTATAGGCAGAGGAATAAGTGCCACGGTTGGACTGTTGGCTACAGTCGTCTATCCTCTAATGCAAAGCCGTATCTCAACGCTGAGAACTGGCCTCTGGTCCTTCTGGTCTCAG TGGAGCTGCCTTTTGGTATGCGTTGGGTCGATTTGGGTTAAAAAGGGCAACATAGCATCTTACATGCTAATGGGTGGAGTTGCTGCTTCAAGGCTTGGCTTGTGGATGTTTGATCTTGCCGTCATCCAGCAAATGCAA GATCAAGTTTCAGAATCCGACCGTTGTGTGGTTGGAGGAGTCCAAAACTCTTTGCAATCGGCTCTTGACTTGATGGCATACGTACTAGGTATCATTGTATCCAATCCAAAG TTTTCAGGATTTCTGGATATTGACGATCATCTCATTCTCCACGGTTACG
- the LOC111213664 gene encoding solute carrier family 40 member 1 isoform X4, translating to MIYLWPNSLLLAAIYGAIESGSSAIFGPIVGQWIEGLDYVKVLRLWLLCQNLSYIIAGGAVIKLLLDYGLKPRNIPVFATLVALTNVTGAIGVLSTLGGTILIERDWAVVMSEGHPPAVLTRMNSVIRGIDLSSKLLSPVTTGLIISFVSLKASAITFAFWATITAWVEYWLFISVYSGVPAIAQSNERRILRSMTNPVEETDAPVSVYIVPGTEEGNPPRRSAMLKVFDRVSKSSFVGAWRVYIKQEVVLPGVSLALLFFTVLSFGTLMTATLQWEGIPTYIIGIGRGISATVGLLATVVYPLMQSRISTLRTGLWSFWSQWSCLLVCVGSIWVKKGNIASYMLMGGVAASRLGLWMFDLAVIQQMQDQVSESDRCVVGGVQNSLQSALDLMAYVLGIIVSNPKDFWILTIISFSTVTLSGLIYTVHLYRIRNHIFHFEKIPLLSKCLFKFILPSRGET from the exons ATGATCTACTTGTGGCCAAACTCTCTGCTTCTTGCGGCCATATACGGTGCGATAGAGTCTGGTTCTTCTGCGATCTTTGGCCCCATTGTGGGACAATGGATCGAGGGACTGGACTACGTTAAAGTTCTTAGACTCTGGCTCTTATGTCAGAACCTCTCCTACATCATTGCTGGTGGTGCAGTCATCAAGTTGCTACTAGATTACGGTCTTAAACCCCGGAACATCCCGGTCTTTGCAACCTTGGTTGCGTTGACAAATGTTACTGGGGCCATTGGTGTGCTTTCCACACTTGGTGGCACCATTCTGATCGAACGAGACTG GGCTGTGGTTATGTCGGAAGGTCATCCACCAGCGGTATTGACAAGAATGAACTCTGTCATTAGAGGCATTGATTTGAGCTCAAAGCTATTGTCTCCAGTCACCACCGGTCTCATCATTAGCTTTGTCTCACTGAAGGCATCAGCCATCACTTTTGCATTTTGGGCTACTATAACCGCTTGGGTTGAGTATTGGCTCTTCATATCTGTGTATAGCGGTGTTCCTGCGATAGCTCAAAGCAATGAGAGACGGATCTTGCGTTCCATGACAAATCCAGTAGAAGAAACAGATGCACCTGTTTCTGTTTATATTGTCCCCGGGACCGAGGAGGGTAACCCACCACGTAGATCCGCAATGCTGAAGGTCTTTGATAGAGTATCCAAGTCCTCTTTTGTTGGCGCGTGGAGAGTTTATATCAAACAAGAAGTTGTACTCCCAGGGGTTTCACTAGCTCTCTTGTTCTTCACGGTCCTCAG CTTTGGAACATTGATGACGGCAACATTGCAGTGGGAAGGGATACCTACATATATCATCGGTATAGGCAGAGGAATAAGTGCCACGGTTGGACTGTTGGCTACAGTCGTCTATCCTCTAATGCAAAGCCGTATCTCAACGCTGAGAACTGGCCTCTGGTCCTTCTGGTCTCAG TGGAGCTGCCTTTTGGTATGCGTTGGGTCGATTTGGGTTAAAAAGGGCAACATAGCATCTTACATGCTAATGGGTGGAGTTGCTGCTTCAAGGCTTGGCTTGTGGATGTTTGATCTTGCCGTCATCCAGCAAATGCAA GATCAAGTTTCAGAATCCGACCGTTGTGTGGTTGGAGGAGTCCAAAACTCTTTGCAATCGGCTCTTGACTTGATGGCATACGTACTAGGTATCATTGTATCCAATCCAAAG GATTTCTGGATATTGACGATCATCTCATTCTCCACGGTTACG